The genomic window GTTTCGCACGAGAGTGAAAAAGTAGAAAAAGTGGCTTAATAAGCAAACCCTCATAAAAAACAAACCCAGTGACAAAGTCAACTGGGTTTGTTTTGATTAGTGAAATCCTTATTAGCTAGTAATGTTTCGATGGTAACGATGAGAAAAGCTAGTGCAGCTTGAGTAATAATAGGAATGGTAATGGTTGTAGAAATTTTTTCTAAAACATGTACGAGCGGGAACACGAAAATAAATTGAATTGTAATTTCTGCTGTTTTCTGAAGCGGGTAACCGCTTATTTTCGGAACAATCGTGTTGATCATTCCTTTCGTTATGACCTCAATGAAAAAGCTACCAAACACAAACAATAGTACAAACCAAGCTAAAGCCCAAAGCGAATCATATTCTATTCCAAGTAAGTAAAACAGGCTGATTATGCCAAAGTAGTAGACAGCAAAGAAAAACCCAAATACAACAGATAAAAGTAAGCTAATACCTATGATGATGCTAAGGGATGGTTTTCGCATGGTTTATACCTTCTTCATTTACACGGATTCAGTTGCGCGTAATTCGTTCGTAATTTCAATGGAACGGCTTGAAATAGTAGATGCACTTACATTGTATTTCTCAGCCAAAGCCTTCTGTGTTACGGAAAGAGGTGCGAATTCTTGCAGTGCGTATTCCATTGCAGCTGCGAAAGCTTCAGGCTTCCGTATATTCACTTTTTTCGCTGTTGTAAAAGCATACCATTTCTCTAAAGCCAACTGCTCAATCTCCGGAGAGTGTTGGTCTTTTTTTAATCCCTCTAGCAGAATCGTAGCCGTTTCTTTTACTTGTTCAGAAGACCACTGAAAGTCATCTGCACTTTTCACAACAGCTTCATTCTCTGCTAATAAAGAAGAAAGTAGCTGCGGCCACTTCGCTGTAAAATGATCGTCACTTCCGTTAGATTGGAAAACGTCAATTTTTTGCTTAATATCGGCTGTTTTCACTGGACGGTTACTAATAACCGGACCGATGAAAGTCATACTCGTTTCACCTTTGGCAGGGAATCCAATAATGGTGGAGCCTGGTTCTACCGTTTCGTTATGCTCAGAAGGGATCAGGTGGGTGAGTGTTTCACCGGTAAACAAGTTGCGGCTTTCGCACTCTGTTTCATTCGTTAGGGCTAGTACCTCAAGTACTGCTGGTTTTGTTTCTTTCCACGTCTCAATAATTTGCGCTGTTTGCGGGCGCTTAATTTTTCTTATTTTTGTTTCAAGAAACGTATCATAAATGGTCTGTCCATTATCTTGTATCGGTCTATGGAAAATGAGCCAAACGAGTAACATACTAGATAACGTTTCCGTTACGTTCTCTTCTACGTCTGGATACACATGATGATAGCTCTGTACCCAATTTGTCAGCTCTTTTTGATATCTTGTGAAAGCTGTATAAAGCATTTCCGTTTCTAATTGATGAAGCTCTTGTGTGACGATTGCTTTCGATTCATTTTTTTGCATACAACATTTTTTATATTTCTTTCCACTGCCACAAAGACAAGGATCGTTTCTTTTTAACATACATGTTCCTCCTTACGTCAACTTAACTAGTTTAACAGATTTTACTGATAAAAACAGGGGTTTACCACCGACATTTTTTTGATTGTTCACCTTGGCGATGGATAAGAAGCTATTTCGTCAACGGAGTGGATAGACACAGTTGACCGAACTAAAGGGACAAGGTCTGAAAAATTACCTTTTGACAGATTTCCTTTTGTGTGCTAAATTAATTGAATACTCATACATAAGAAAACACTCTTTATATTGAGAAGTGGAGGGACTGGCCCGACGAAGCTTCAGCAACCTTTCTTTTAGGAAAAGGTGCTAATTCCAGCAAAGGAAACTTTGGAAGATAAGGGGGATGCGGTGATGTCGCATAAACCCTTTTCATTCGAAAAGGGTTTTTTTCAATTTCATAATCAAAACGAATCGGTGTAGCGTTCCGCTGCTTAAAAGGGGAACTTGGTGTAAATCCAAGACGGTCCCGCCACTGTGACGTACAATTGTACGAAGTCAGATTGCCTGCCGAATCGTTCTGCTTAGCTCTACGCGGATCTAGAGAGGAGTGGAAATGTTGCCTTTAAAACTAGCTGTCTTGTCACTAGTGACTTTTTGGTAGATTTCCTATCCCTTTCTCTTGAAAGGGATTTTTTTATGATGAGTACAACTTTTTGAGGAGGCAAAAGAATGAGTAGCGTGAGAAGTTCAAGTTTAGGTTTTCCAAGAATTGGGGAACAACGAGAGTGGAAAAAAAATCTTGAAGCTTATTGGAACCAAAAAATATCAAAAGAGGAATATGGAACGAAGCAAAAAGCGTTGCGCCTTGCAAATGTACAAAAGCAAAAAGATGCTGGACTTGATTTAATTCCTGTAGGCGATTTTACCCACTACGATCATGTGTTAGATACGGCGGTTGCGTTTGGATTGGTACCTGATCGTTTTTCATACGATGGTGGAGAAGTTGATTTAGATACGTATTTTGCAATTGCGCGAGGAAATGATAACGCCGTTGCAGCCGAAATGACAAAGTGGTTTGATACAAATTATCATTATATTGTTCCAGAGCTAAATAGTAGGGAGCCAGAATTAGTTCATAATCGTTGGTTAACGCTCATTGAGGAAGCAAAGAAAGAACTCCATATTGTTGGGAAGCCTGTATTGTTAGGCCCTGTTACGTTTGTGAAACTGTCAAAACAGTATGGCAATCGTTCGTTTGTCGATCATGTCAGAAGCTTATTGCCACTTTATACTACGGTATTAAACGAGCTTGCAGACGCTGGTGTGGAATGGATTCAAGTAGATGAGCCCATTCTAGTTGGAGATGTATCAGAGGAAGAATGGTCCATTATTGAAGAAGCTTATGATTGGTTCGCAAAGTCTGCTCCTAATGCAAAGATATTACTACAAACGTATTTTGAAGGAATTGATTCGTTAGATCGTGCGACAAAGCTAGCTGTTGCTGGTCTCGGGTTAGATTTTGTTTACAGTAATAATTTGGAGCAATTAAAGGGAAATGGCTTTCCGAAAGACAAGACATTAGCTGCAGGGTTAATTGATGGCCGTAACATTTGGCGTACTGACCTGACAGAGACCCATTCAATTGTGGAAGAGATTTTAACTGTTGTTTCCAAAGAGCAGTTAATTGTTCAGCCATCATGCAGTCTTTTACATGTTCCAGTTACGTTAAAGCATGAACAAAAGCTTGCTAGTGACTTGAAAGCGGCACTCTCTTTCGCGGAAGAGAAATTAACGGAATTAGATCATGTCAAAAGTGTCGTGAATAAGCAACAAGGACCTGAACGTTTACAAGCTGGAAAAGAGGCAATTGAAGCGTTAAATCAATCTGCAAGTCGTACAAACAAAGAAGTTCGAGAAGCACTAGAGCGGAGTAAGAAAGAAGATTCAAAACGAAAGGTTCCAGCAGATAAACGGATGGAGCTTCAGCAAGAAGTGTTCAAATTTCCTAGCTTGCCAACAACGACAATTGGCAGCTTTCCTCAATCCCCTGAAGTGCGTAAAACGAGGCTACAGTGGAGACGAGGAGAAATTTCAAACGAAGCGTATGAAACGTTTATTAACGCAGAAATTAAACGCTGGATTGACATTCAAGAGGAAATTGATTTAGACGTACTCGTTCATGGAGAATTCGAGCGTACCGACATGGTTGAGTTTTTTGGTGAAAAGCTTGGTGGATTTGAATTTACATCAAACGGGTGGGTGCAGTCGTACGGATCACGTTGTGTGAAACCACCGATTATTTTCGGTGATGTCTACTTCCAAGAGGCGATGACAGTAAAAGAAACCCTTTACGCTCAATCCTTGACAGAGAAACCGGTAAAAGGGATGCTAACGGGTCCTGTAACGATTTACAATTGGTCTTTCCCACGTACGGACTTGAAACCAGGCGATGTTGTGAATCAAATTGCATTAGCTCTTGAAAAGGAAGTGCTTGCCTTAGAAAGTGCTGGTATTACAGTTATTCAAGTAGATGAACCAGCATTAAGAGAGGGATTGCCGTTAAAAAGAAGGAATTGGACAGATTACTTAAATCAATCTGTTGTAGCGTTTCAGCTATCAGTAAAGACGGTTCAACCACAGACGCAAATTCATACCCATATGTGTTATTCGGATTTCCAAGATATTATTCAAGCGATTGATGGATTAGATGCAGATGTCATCTCAATTGAAATGTCTCGAAGTCACGGAGAATTAATTACTGCGTTTGAAGATTACACGTATAGCAAAGGCATTGGTTTAGGCGTATACGATATCCATAGTCCAAGAGTTCCAACAGAGGAAGAAATGGAAACAAGTATTAACCGAGCCCTTCAGGTGCTGGATCAGCGAATCTTTTGGGTAAATCCAGACTGTGGTTTGAAAACGAGAAAAGAACCAGAAACAGTAGAGGCGCTAAAAGCGATGGTAAAAGCTGCGAAGAACAAGCGTAAGGAACTAGTCGTGAAATAAGAAGGATCTCATATTGGAAAAAGAGGGCTGAGTCGATTGACTCAGCCCCTTTCTTATAAACTGATTTCATTATGTTTATCATCCCAAACAGTTTGAACGTAGTTTGTTTTTACACTACCTTTGCTAAATTGTCTATGCTTTTTCCAAGTAATTATGCATTTAAATTAGTTGAATCGGTTGGTTTATCTCTGTTGCTAGCGCTTCTCGCTCCTTCAATTCCGAGGAAGACACACATGACGAAAAGGATAAAGCAAATGACCGATAGCAAATAGTTTTGCGCCATAAAGTTCGAGTAAAGCATGACAAGAAGAGCACTTGTTGTAACGATAAACATGAATATCATTGGAATGATAACGAACAATGCTTTTGATTTTGTTTTGACAAGCCACATCGTAACGGCTAAGAGTGCTAACGCACCAAGCATTTGATTGGCTGCTCCGAATAAAGGCCAAACGGTTTGCCATGTTCCTGATAAAGCAAGGGCCGTTGCGCCAATTAAACCAGCCACCGTAGCGAAATGTTTGTTTGTTAACAGTTTTACATGAATGCTCTCACCAAGCTCCGATACGGTATAGCGCATTAAGCGTGTGGCGGAGTCTAAAGTAGTCATAAGAAAGGCCGAGGCAGCTAAAGCTGTAAATGTAATACCAGCTTGAACAGGCAGTCCCCACGTATTCATGAATTCACCAATTCCTAATGAAAAAACGCTGATCGGATCATTGTACTGCGCCATCAATGCTGAAAATTCGCCCATTGTTAAGTAGGCAACGGAACCGATCGCAATAATGGCAACAAATGCTTCAAGTAGCATCGACCCGTATGTGACAAAGCGTCCATTTTTTTCGTTGTCCAATTGCTTAGAGGTCGTTCCAGATGACACTAATGAATGGAATCCAGAAATCGCCCCACAAGCAATGGTAATAAATAAAATAGGAAAAAGAAAGCCTAGTTCACTGTTATAAAAACCAGTAAAAGCTGGCATTTGGATAGTTGGTCTTGCAATCAAGAGCCCTAAGAAGGCACCACCAATTAGAAAGTACAGCATAAATGAGTTCAAGTAGTCTCTTGGTTGAAGCAGCAACCATACAGGTAATACAGATGCAAAATACGCGTAAATAATTAAAATAAATGACCATGCCGTCGCGCTTAGCTCAATCGGGAAATTGAGACCAAACCAAATGGAGCCGACCATTGCAATTGAACCAAGGATGGTTGCGAGAACAAGATTCATTCGTACTTGGTTAACAAGTAAGCCAAAAACCATTGCTACTGCAATAAATAAAAGTGATGCTGTTGCTGCGCCAGGAAAGGATACAAATGTATTGGCAACTAATATGACAAACACGCCGATAATTAAAATTAACGTAGCTATTGCAAAGGATAAGAACATTAGCTGTCCCCGTCGACCCATATACTCCTTAATCACTTCTCCAATTGATTTCGCTTTGTGACGAACTGACGCTTGTAATGAAGCATAATCGTGTGTGCCGCCAACAAAAATACTCCCAACTATGATCCAGATAACGGCAGGTAGCCAGCCAAATACAATCGCTGCAATTGGACCAGTGATAGGACCCCCACCAGCAATGGTCGTAAAGTGGTGACCAATAAGAACCGGTGTCTTCGTTGGAATGTATTCCTTCCCATCATAAAGTGTGTGCGCAGGCGTTTGTCTGCTACTGTCTATCTTAAGTCGCCTCTCTAAGTATTTTCCATATGTGAAATAGGCAACAATTAGCACACCACCACAAAGTAGCATCAATGTAACAAAATTCATTCTAAAACCCCACCTTCTAATTCTCCGTTATTGACTCAATAAATGATTTAATAAACGGGTAGCCTTTCTTATTCATCGTGACTCTCTGATCAGGTAGTGAAAGAACCGCCAGATAGCGTTCGTACCAACCTGATTTTCCCCATTGAATAAATGAAACTTTTCTAGTCTTTTTTGCTTTTCTCTCTACTATAGGATCAGGTGAGTTGGCCGTTAAGAATATGCCGATATAAATGGATGACATATGGCTTGTGCGCTTGCTTTTATGTTGACGTATATACTGATCTAATTCTTGTTTGAATTGTTCGAATTCTTCGATCGAAGCTGTCTTTGCTTCATACAAGAAGATGTGTTGATTATTTTCAACACTCCATACGGTTACATTCTTTGTGAACATATACCGGTCATCACGACGGTAATAGTGCGCACTGAACCGAAGTGGAAGGCTTTCCAGCTTGTCATTTCCGTATACGTCAAATTGATGCTTAAGCGCGTTCTCTAGTTGATTGATAAACCGTTCCGCCTTCGTAATTGACACCTCCTCTTAAAACTTGATTATAAGTGAATGCTTCTAATTATAAGGACGTTCACTTAAAAGTTCAATACTTTCTGTTAATTTAATTTCCGCAAACGAACGTTTTAAAAAACGATAGGAGGGAACAAACACCAAAAAGAGAGTTGAAAGGAGTCAAAGAATGAAGCTGTATGTGAACGGCAAATGGATTGGTGAAGAATTGGAACAGCTTGATATTACAAACCCCGCAAACGGAGATGTGGTGGATCAAGTACCAAAAGGTGGGGAAAAAGAAGCTGCGCTTGCTGTAGATGCTGCTGCAAATGCGTTTAAATCATGGTCAACACTGTCAACGTATGAGCGCTGTGAAAAGTTGGAGTTATGGCATCATTATATTCATGAGCAAACGGAAGAACTGGCAAAACTCATGACCCTAGAACAGGGAAAAGCAATTAAAGAGGCTCGCGGTGAAATTGGTTATGCAAATTCCTTCATCAAGTGGTATGCAGAAGAAGGGAAGCGAAATTATGGTGAGACCATCCCTGCATCAACGAGTGATAAACGACTCTTTGCGATTAAACAACCAGTTGGCGTTGTCGCAGCAATCACACCGTGGAATTTTCCAGCGGCGATGATTACACGGAAAATTGCTCCGGCATTAGCAGTAGGCTGTACAGCTGTTATTAAGCCAGCATCACAGACCCCGTTAACTGCTTTGAAGCTAGCAGAACTAGCAGAAAAAGCAGGCATTCCAGCGGGTGTCATCAATGTTGTTGTTGGCTCTTCTAGTGACATCTCTAAAGTGTGGCAGGAAGATAAACGTGTCCGTAAATTAACGTTTACTGGTTCAACCGAAGTTGGGAAAAAGCTAATGAAAGACGCAGCAGAGACAATGAAAAAAGTGTCATTAGAATTAGGTGGTCATGCTCCTGTTATCGTCTTCAAAGATGCGGACCTAGATCGTGCTGTTGAAGATACGGTTGCATCAAAATTTAGAAATGGTGGACAGACGTGTGTCTGCGCCAATCGCATTTACGTAGAAGAGTCTATTGCGGAGACATTTACAGCAAAATTGAAAGATGCAGTTCAGAAGCTCACAGTAGGCGATGGGTTAAATGAAGAAACAGATATAGGTCCGTTAATTGATCAAGATGCGGTCGACAAAGTATTGTCTCATATTGCGGATGCGAAAGAAAAAGGAGCAACGGTCGTTACAGGCGGGAAGAACACAGACGGTCTTTTTATGGAACCGACTGTATTAACAAATGTAACGGATGAAATGGCCTGTATGGTAGAAGAAACATTTGGACCAGTTGCGCCAATCGCTACATTTAAAGAAGAAGAGGAAGCAATTGAGCGAGCAAATGATTCCATTTATGGCCTAGCTGCCTATGTATTTACGAAAGATATTAATCAAGCATTTCGTGTCACAGAAGCTTTGGAATACGGTATTGTTGGATTAAACGATGGTGGTCCTTCCGCTGCTCAAGCGCCATTTGGCGGATTCAAACAGAGTGGGATAGGTCGCGAAGGTGGTAAGCAAGGAATGGAAGAGTATCTTGAAACGAAGTATGTGTCGTTTAAGTTGTAAGACAGAAAGCCTTGGTTTGTCATTACCAAGGTTTTTTTATTTTCTATTGAACTATTTTTTATCATAGTGTACTATTTAAGTAGAACACCGATACAAAAAGTGGAGGGGACAACTATGGCTGACTTTCCTTTGCAAGTAAAAGGATTAAACAAATCATTTGGGAAAGCTCATATTATTAAAGAGATGAGCTTTCAGTTACAACGAGGACAAATTTATGGTTTCTTAGGACCAAATGGATCTGGAAAGACAACAACGATTCGAATGATCGTATCGTTAATCAAACCAAATTCAGGCGATGTTCTCATTGAAGGGAAGAGTATTCAAACGGATCGAAAAGCGGCTTTAGCTAAAATAGGCGCGATTGTGGAAGATCCAGATTTGTATGGCTATTTAACAGGTCAACAAAATCTTGAGCATTT from Shouchella hunanensis includes these protein-coding regions:
- a CDS encoding YrvL family regulatory protein, which produces MRKPSLSIIIGISLLLSVVFGFFFAVYYFGIISLFYLLGIEYDSLWALAWFVLLFVFGSFFIEVITKGMINTIVPKISGYPLQKTAEITIQFIFVFPLVHVLEKISTTITIPIITQAALAFLIVTIETLLANKDFTNQNKPS
- a CDS encoding SEC-C domain-containing protein gives rise to the protein MLKRNDPCLCGSGKKYKKCCMQKNESKAIVTQELHQLETEMLYTAFTRYQKELTNWVQSYHHVYPDVEENVTETLSSMLLVWLIFHRPIQDNGQTIYDTFLETKIRKIKRPQTAQIIETWKETKPAVLEVLALTNETECESRNLFTGETLTHLIPSEHNETVEPGSTIIGFPAKGETSMTFIGPVISNRPVKTADIKQKIDVFQSNGSDDHFTAKWPQLLSSLLAENEAVVKSADDFQWSSEQVKETATILLEGLKKDQHSPEIEQLALEKWYAFTTAKKVNIRKPEAFAAAMEYALQEFAPLSVTQKALAEKYNVSASTISSRSIEITNELRATESV
- the metE gene encoding 5-methyltetrahydropteroyltriglutamate--homocysteine S-methyltransferase produces the protein MSSVRSSSLGFPRIGEQREWKKNLEAYWNQKISKEEYGTKQKALRLANVQKQKDAGLDLIPVGDFTHYDHVLDTAVAFGLVPDRFSYDGGEVDLDTYFAIARGNDNAVAAEMTKWFDTNYHYIVPELNSREPELVHNRWLTLIEEAKKELHIVGKPVLLGPVTFVKLSKQYGNRSFVDHVRSLLPLYTTVLNELADAGVEWIQVDEPILVGDVSEEEWSIIEEAYDWFAKSAPNAKILLQTYFEGIDSLDRATKLAVAGLGLDFVYSNNLEQLKGNGFPKDKTLAAGLIDGRNIWRTDLTETHSIVEEILTVVSKEQLIVQPSCSLLHVPVTLKHEQKLASDLKAALSFAEEKLTELDHVKSVVNKQQGPERLQAGKEAIEALNQSASRTNKEVREALERSKKEDSKRKVPADKRMELQQEVFKFPSLPTTTIGSFPQSPEVRKTRLQWRRGEISNEAYETFINAEIKRWIDIQEEIDLDVLVHGEFERTDMVEFFGEKLGGFEFTSNGWVQSYGSRCVKPPIIFGDVYFQEAMTVKETLYAQSLTEKPVKGMLTGPVTIYNWSFPRTDLKPGDVVNQIALALEKEVLALESAGITVIQVDEPALREGLPLKRRNWTDYLNQSVVAFQLSVKTVQPQTQIHTHMCYSDFQDIIQAIDGLDADVISIEMSRSHGELITAFEDYTYSKGIGLGVYDIHSPRVPTEEEMETSINRALQVLDQRIFWVNPDCGLKTRKEPETVEALKAMVKAAKNKRKELVVK
- a CDS encoding carbon starvation CstA family protein yields the protein MNFVTLMLLCGGVLIVAYFTYGKYLERRLKIDSSRQTPAHTLYDGKEYIPTKTPVLIGHHFTTIAGGGPITGPIAAIVFGWLPAVIWIIVGSIFVGGTHDYASLQASVRHKAKSIGEVIKEYMGRRGQLMFLSFAIATLILIIGVFVILVANTFVSFPGAATASLLFIAVAMVFGLLVNQVRMNLVLATILGSIAMVGSIWFGLNFPIELSATAWSFILIIYAYFASVLPVWLLLQPRDYLNSFMLYFLIGGAFLGLLIARPTIQMPAFTGFYNSELGFLFPILFITIACGAISGFHSLVSSGTTSKQLDNEKNGRFVTYGSMLLEAFVAIIAIGSVAYLTMGEFSALMAQYNDPISVFSLGIGEFMNTWGLPVQAGITFTALAASAFLMTTLDSATRLMRYTVSELGESIHVKLLTNKHFATVAGLIGATALALSGTWQTVWPLFGAANQMLGALALLAVTMWLVKTKSKALFVIIPMIFMFIVTTSALLVMLYSNFMAQNYLLSVICFILFVMCVFLGIEGARSASNRDKPTDSTNLNA
- a CDS encoding NAD-dependent succinate-semialdehyde dehydrogenase; its protein translation is MKLYVNGKWIGEELEQLDITNPANGDVVDQVPKGGEKEAALAVDAAANAFKSWSTLSTYERCEKLELWHHYIHEQTEELAKLMTLEQGKAIKEARGEIGYANSFIKWYAEEGKRNYGETIPASTSDKRLFAIKQPVGVVAAITPWNFPAAMITRKIAPALAVGCTAVIKPASQTPLTALKLAELAEKAGIPAGVINVVVGSSSDISKVWQEDKRVRKLTFTGSTEVGKKLMKDAAETMKKVSLELGGHAPVIVFKDADLDRAVEDTVASKFRNGGQTCVCANRIYVEESIAETFTAKLKDAVQKLTVGDGLNEETDIGPLIDQDAVDKVLSHIADAKEKGATVVTGGKNTDGLFMEPTVLTNVTDEMACMVEETFGPVAPIATFKEEEEAIERANDSIYGLAAYVFTKDINQAFRVTEALEYGIVGLNDGGPSAAQAPFGGFKQSGIGREGGKQGMEEYLETKYVSFKL